Proteins from a single region of Starkeya sp. ORNL1:
- a CDS encoding transglutaminase domain-containing protein, translating into MEAYSLYATKLDAFLERIAPAGGKPDVPAIFHAVRNIRYASRGNRTPEAVLDNNEGSCSGKHILLRDLLRRVGEIADVEIVEGDFAAGMPEVDTMSEPLRRWVRSGGIHDFHNYVVWRGPVRELKLDATWPDVMAPLGFPVNAGWAGEGDTRLALEPYGVKTRVEDVIFQKGRLLATLSEDEAEDRRAFLELLTDWVAENQ; encoded by the coding sequence GTGGAAGCCTATTCGCTCTATGCCACCAAGCTGGACGCCTTCCTTGAGCGCATCGCCCCGGCGGGCGGCAAGCCGGATGTGCCGGCCATCTTCCACGCCGTGCGCAACATCCGCTACGCCTCGCGCGGCAACCGCACGCCGGAAGCGGTGCTCGACAACAATGAGGGCTCCTGCTCCGGCAAGCACATATTGCTGCGCGACCTGCTGCGCCGGGTTGGCGAGATCGCCGATGTCGAGATCGTCGAAGGCGACTTCGCTGCCGGCATGCCCGAGGTCGACACCATGTCGGAGCCGCTCCGGCGCTGGGTGCGTAGTGGCGGCATCCACGACTTCCACAATTACGTGGTCTGGCGCGGTCCGGTGCGCGAGTTGAAGCTCGACGCCACCTGGCCGGACGTGATGGCGCCGCTCGGCTTTCCGGTGAATGCCGGCTGGGCCGGGGAGGGCGACACCCGCCTCGCGCTGGAACCTTACGGGGTGAAGACCCGCGTCGAGGACGTGATCTTCCAAAAAGGCCGCCTGCTGGCGACTCTCAGCGAGGACGAAGCGGAAGACCGCCGGGCCTTTCTGGAACTGCTGACGGATTGGGTTGCCGAAAATCAATAA